A DNA window from Paenibacillus sp. HWE-109 contains the following coding sequences:
- a CDS encoding cache domain-containing sensor histidine kinase: MLARIRKAYLELPIRLKFQIWFMPLLIVSAGSIGFISYVTASNQVLDKIAQAQNNISSQTVSHLDYLAKDIYDIYSYLSLSSELHDLLSPEASYNSAQVVNSMINRLLSTRQFFQSLLIFSDNHPTIKFNSLNNNEIISYEAYKTSGIYLQTVAQVVKGAWGVEEGPMKLFIGDQRRKVFYSKVLVNPESLKKEGLMIIGMTEEDFRKSFGPARDNVEIIVINEDGTILSDSDGKWSGRAFTELPYYNHVPFSKVDWDKNEKQWLITHTASAATGWHVLVIQPKIEELKQLNQIRWLTIGFVVMILLINVPLSWLLSRLFSNPLMRILRSMREVQAGDFQQHVEIELRDEIGQLGKGYNTMVMRIKELIQDVYESKISQKEAELRMLQSQINPHFLYNTLNSITWMSYREGAEKTADMIQRLSEFFRFNLSQGADVITIEKELMIVENYFFLSKIRFSDKLTYSIEVEEHLRQFRVPKLLLQPLAENAVVHGIEQMEGQGFIHLSIREEGQQLIFEVTDNGMGMAPDTLERLRMAVLMEKRIGSADMEGGFALLNMRERLQNHFGKGIAIEINSRLHFGTSVKLKVDMSDAQYREE, translated from the coding sequence ATGTTGGCGAGAATCAGGAAAGCATATCTAGAGCTCCCGATCCGTTTAAAGTTTCAAATCTGGTTCATGCCATTATTAATTGTCTCGGCTGGAAGCATCGGATTCATCTCTTATGTAACCGCTTCGAACCAAGTGCTGGATAAAATTGCTCAAGCGCAAAACAACATTTCCTCACAAACGGTTTCCCATTTGGATTACTTGGCCAAAGATATTTATGATATTTACAGTTATTTGTCGCTTTCGTCAGAGCTGCACGACTTGCTCTCTCCAGAGGCCAGCTACAATTCCGCTCAGGTGGTCAACTCGATGATTAACCGACTGCTAAGCACCCGGCAATTTTTCCAATCCCTCCTGATTTTTTCTGACAATCATCCTACGATTAAATTCAATAGCTTGAATAATAACGAAATTATTAGCTATGAGGCATACAAAACGAGCGGGATTTATCTTCAAACGGTTGCTCAAGTTGTCAAAGGCGCTTGGGGAGTGGAGGAAGGTCCAATGAAGCTGTTTATTGGCGACCAGCGCAGGAAGGTGTTTTACAGCAAAGTGCTCGTGAATCCGGAGAGCCTTAAGAAGGAAGGGCTAATGATCATCGGCATGACGGAGGAGGATTTCCGCAAATCATTTGGTCCCGCGCGTGATAACGTTGAAATTATCGTAATTAATGAGGACGGAACGATCCTCTCTGATTCCGACGGCAAGTGGAGCGGCCGCGCGTTTACGGAGCTGCCTTATTATAATCATGTTCCGTTCAGCAAGGTGGATTGGGACAAGAACGAGAAACAATGGCTGATCACACATACTGCTTCTGCAGCGACGGGCTGGCATGTGCTTGTTATCCAGCCAAAGATCGAGGAGCTTAAGCAGCTGAATCAAATTCGTTGGTTGACTATTGGCTTTGTTGTGATGATTCTACTCATTAACGTGCCGCTTAGCTGGCTTCTCTCCAGACTCTTCTCCAATCCGTTGATGCGGATTCTGAGATCGATGCGGGAAGTTCAAGCCGGAGATTTCCAACAGCACGTTGAGATTGAGCTAAGAGATGAGATTGGCCAGCTTGGCAAAGGGTACAATACGATGGTTATGAGAATCAAGGAATTGATTCAAGATGTATATGAATCCAAAATATCGCAAAAAGAGGCTGAACTCAGGATGCTGCAATCGCAGATCAATCCTCATTTTCTCTATAATACGCTGAATTCGATTACCTGGATGTCATATCGTGAAGGTGCTGAGAAGACGGCCGATATGATTCAAAGATTGTCTGAATTTTTCCGCTTTAATCTGAGTCAGGGCGCGGATGTCATAACGATCGAGAAGGAGCTCATGATTGTTGAAAATTATTTTTTTCTCAGCAAAATTCGCTTTAGCGATAAGTTAACTTATTCGATTGAAGTGGAGGAGCATCTCCGGCAGTTCCGTGTGCCTAAGCTGCTTCTGCAGCCGCTTGCCGAAAATGCTGTGGTCCACGGGATCGAGCAGATGGAGGGGCAGGGCTTTATTCATCTATCCATCCGTGAAGAGGGTCAGCAGCTCATATTCGAAGTTACGGATAATGGCATGGGGATGGCGCCGGATACGCTTGAGAGACTAAGAATGGCGGTTCTCATGGAGAAGCGAATCGGTTCTGCGGACATGGAAGGCGGCTTTGCCTTGCTGAACATGAGGGAGCGATTACAGAATCATTTCGGAAAAGGGATCGCAATTGAAATCAATAGCCGGCTTCACTTCGGCACATCGGTCAAATTAAAAGTCGATATGAGCGATGCTCAATATAGAGAGGAATGA
- a CDS encoding ABC transporter substrate-binding protein, producing the protein MKKFLNTVTVIVMFASLVTACGKPDQAGSSSTTDKAPSATNTPNADKKTESGQKVEIKFFSNNPDRGGGQGKAEQLLIDQYMKENPNIKISVETLSPDPQFQDKLKIYNVSETLPDVTMMWGGARYLGPLVKNNALVSFNKEDFAGQGFIDAAFDSFTLNNKIYGIPKNTDFLVLYVNKKVLADRGLEPPKTEADLFKIAEKLKGTNVVPIALDGRDSWPLGLLFDAVVARQSGGFDLYHKAIDRSGSFKDPAVITSAKKLQDMVKSGVFGEGFLNLDYGAARNLFGQGKAAMYLMGQWEMGVSTDTNFPDDVRSNMIAIPYPASDDGKSPTTDLLAWFGGGYSVSSKSKNSGEAKKFAIWMFKKENWSKTVWQNGITFPAQSYDEFNTGKETQIQKDLTNILKSAKVFSGANSQDRFSASTSKGYLDAITELLALKSTPEKFAESIDVIAEKSNKELNP; encoded by the coding sequence TTGAAAAAGTTTCTTAATACGGTTACGGTCATTGTGATGTTTGCCAGCCTCGTTACGGCTTGCGGGAAACCGGATCAAGCAGGGTCAAGCAGCACGACAGACAAAGCCCCAAGCGCGACCAACACGCCTAACGCAGATAAAAAGACAGAGAGCGGTCAGAAGGTCGAAATTAAGTTTTTCAGCAACAACCCGGATCGCGGAGGTGGTCAAGGGAAAGCAGAGCAGCTATTAATTGACCAGTACATGAAAGAAAATCCTAACATTAAGATTTCAGTGGAAACGCTTTCTCCAGATCCTCAGTTCCAAGATAAGCTGAAAATTTATAACGTTTCGGAGACTCTCCCGGATGTCACGATGATGTGGGGAGGCGCACGCTATCTCGGACCTTTGGTTAAGAACAATGCGCTTGTCAGCTTCAACAAAGAGGACTTTGCGGGTCAAGGCTTTATTGATGCAGCATTCGATTCTTTCACGTTGAACAATAAGATTTATGGAATCCCTAAGAATACGGACTTTTTGGTCCTGTATGTCAATAAAAAAGTGCTTGCCGACCGTGGATTGGAGCCTCCTAAAACAGAAGCCGATCTTTTCAAAATTGCTGAGAAATTGAAAGGCACCAATGTTGTGCCGATAGCGCTGGATGGTAGAGATTCGTGGCCGCTAGGCTTGCTGTTTGATGCCGTTGTAGCCCGTCAATCTGGCGGTTTCGACTTGTATCATAAAGCGATCGATCGCTCAGGCTCCTTCAAGGATCCAGCAGTAATCACCTCAGCGAAAAAATTGCAGGATATGGTGAAAAGCGGCGTATTCGGCGAAGGCTTCCTGAACTTGGATTACGGAGCAGCTAGAAATTTGTTCGGACAAGGCAAAGCTGCCATGTACCTGATGGGCCAATGGGAAATGGGAGTTTCGACCGATACGAACTTCCCGGATGATGTGCGCAGCAACATGATCGCCATTCCGTACCCAGCTTCTGATGATGGCAAGAGTCCGACAACCGATCTTCTGGCCTGGTTTGGCGGCGGATACAGTGTATCCAGCAAATCGAAAAATTCCGGTGAAGCCAAGAAATTTGCCATCTGGATGTTCAAAAAAGAGAATTGGTCCAAAACCGTTTGGCAGAATGGCATTACGTTCCCGGCGCAATCCTATGATGAGTTCAACACGGGCAAGGAAACCCAAATTCAAAAGGATCTGACGAATATTCTCAAGTCGGCCAAAGTGTTCAGCGGAGCGAACTCGCAGGATCGTTTCTCTGCTTCCACATCCAAGGGCTACCTGGATGCCATTACAGAGCTGTTGGCGCTCAAGTCAACACCTGAGAAGTTTGCTGAATCCATCGACGTTATTGCCGAAAAATCAAACAAAGAGTTGAATCCGTAA
- a CDS encoding glucose-6-phosphate isomerase, whose product MSLQAVTIPFSAHFDLRNGISKEYTSTKRMLSKMAGMYENDKAFTNLVAEGDPLVYEFYELTLPETPNELLFGTSIVHPGKVGREYYMTKGHFHTILDTPEVYYCLSGEGYMLMENPEGEWQAERFTPGQAVYVPPRYAHRSVNTGNESLVTFFVYRADSGHDYGTIETKGFRKLIVEEQGAPVVVDNPKWRDGEVS is encoded by the coding sequence ATGAGTTTACAAGCTGTCACGATCCCTTTTTCGGCTCATTTTGATCTGAGAAACGGAATATCGAAAGAGTACACCTCCACCAAACGGATGTTGTCTAAAATGGCTGGAATGTATGAGAATGATAAAGCATTCACTAATTTGGTAGCGGAAGGCGATCCGCTTGTCTATGAGTTTTATGAGCTGACGTTGCCAGAAACCCCTAACGAGCTATTGTTTGGTACGAGCATTGTGCATCCTGGGAAAGTTGGACGTGAATATTACATGACGAAGGGTCATTTCCATACCATTCTGGATACTCCTGAAGTGTATTATTGCTTAAGCGGAGAAGGGTATATGCTGATGGAGAATCCAGAGGGAGAGTGGCAAGCCGAGCGTTTCACCCCTGGACAGGCGGTATACGTCCCACCTCGCTATGCCCACCGAAGCGTGAATACAGGGAATGAATCACTTGTGACTTTTTTCGTGTATCGCGCGGATTCAGGTCATGATTACGGCACAATTGAAACCAAAGGTTTTCGCAAGCTGATTGTTGAAGAACAGGGTGCTCCAGTCGTTGTCGATAACCCAAAATGGCGTGACGGAGAGGTGAGTTAA
- a CDS encoding response regulator transcription factor yields the protein MHKLFIVEDEPEFRGGILTMIDWESEDILITGTASNGLRALEMMEADRPDIVLTDIRMPIMSGLELIEEISKRSWDLIPVLLTGHSEFEYAQQAVKLGVLDYILKPCNPKQVQEAIVRAKSKLVGKRSQDSQFGRLERQWNANIQTIKEDRLMKWLRSTDPQNVGNCLEEIAEYGIRLVNNPALVIVFRFDTKELKTLAYRDADLALIRYAASNIMEESIGDLFTGKHELLTLEDQFILIANAPQAMTHTEIQMSLEGIQRNLAVFLKVSVSIGVGSATSLAEIGHSYRKAKEALSRRFFHGANGLFIASEAKELESSAGDASKFQEDFADFERRIRENIASSNFSDFVIEVEEWLNTFREQDLSIQRIHLHTYSLIDSLIKEIKAANGDSGKLYEEQFEAYAEQVQCQETFEELSTLLTVVIQKFVELRNTQKPLHKTIKYVLSLIEDKYMTNLTLKSIAEEVFISQSHLSTLFRQEMGINFLDYLHQFRIDKAKLLLKQENGKVYTVAREVGYYDEAHFVRFFKKWTGMLPSQYKKQNGS from the coding sequence ATGCATAAATTGTTTATCGTTGAAGACGAGCCGGAATTTCGCGGAGGCATTCTCACGATGATCGATTGGGAGTCCGAGGACATCCTCATTACAGGGACCGCCTCCAACGGCCTCAGAGCATTGGAGATGATGGAGGCTGATAGGCCGGATATTGTTCTTACGGATATCCGCATGCCGATCATGTCCGGACTGGAACTCATTGAGGAAATATCCAAGCGAAGCTGGGATCTCATTCCAGTGCTTTTAACTGGGCACAGCGAATTTGAATATGCCCAGCAGGCTGTCAAACTCGGCGTGCTCGATTATATTCTTAAACCTTGCAATCCCAAGCAAGTCCAAGAGGCTATTGTGCGAGCCAAAAGCAAATTAGTTGGCAAGCGGAGCCAAGATTCCCAGTTTGGCCGATTGGAACGGCAGTGGAATGCCAATATCCAAACGATCAAAGAAGATAGGTTAATGAAGTGGCTTCGATCCACCGATCCACAAAACGTGGGAAATTGTCTGGAGGAAATCGCTGAATACGGGATAAGGCTAGTGAACAATCCCGCTTTGGTTATTGTATTCCGGTTCGATACCAAGGAATTAAAGACCCTTGCCTATCGGGATGCCGACCTGGCACTCATCCGTTACGCGGCTTCGAACATCATGGAAGAAAGTATTGGAGACCTCTTCACGGGCAAGCACGAGCTGCTGACGCTTGAGGATCAATTCATCTTGATTGCCAATGCGCCGCAAGCAATGACTCATACGGAAATTCAGATGAGTCTTGAAGGGATACAGCGTAATTTAGCCGTTTTTTTAAAAGTGAGCGTAAGCATTGGTGTGGGATCAGCGACTAGTCTGGCTGAGATTGGCCATTCTTACCGGAAGGCAAAGGAGGCGCTGTCGCGTCGTTTTTTCCATGGAGCAAACGGCTTGTTTATCGCATCCGAGGCCAAGGAGCTGGAGTCATCTGCAGGGGATGCTTCTAAATTTCAGGAGGATTTCGCTGATTTTGAACGGCGTATTCGCGAAAATATCGCTTCAAGCAATTTTTCGGATTTTGTCATAGAGGTGGAGGAGTGGCTGAATACGTTTCGGGAGCAGGATCTTTCCATCCAACGGATTCATTTACACACGTATTCATTAATTGACTCGCTGATTAAGGAAATTAAAGCTGCAAACGGGGATTCCGGCAAATTATATGAAGAGCAGTTCGAAGCCTATGCCGAGCAGGTGCAGTGCCAAGAAACGTTCGAGGAACTGTCAACGCTTTTGACCGTTGTTATTCAGAAATTCGTTGAACTTAGAAATACACAAAAACCGCTTCATAAAACCATTAAGTATGTACTATCCCTGATAGAAGACAAATACATGACGAATTTGACGCTGAAATCGATTGCCGAAGAGGTTTTCATATCCCAATCTCACTTGTCAACGTTATTCCGCCAGGAAATGGGGATTAATTTTCTCGACTATTTGCATCAGTTCAGAATAGATAAAGCGAAGCTTTTGCTCAAACAGGAGAATGGGAAAGTCTACACGGTAGCACGTGAGGTCGGGTATTACGATGAAGCGCATTTTGTCCGCTTTTTCAAAAAATGGACGGGAATGCTGCCCTCCCAGTACAAAAAACAAAATGGCTCCTAA
- a CDS encoding shikimate dehydrogenase family protein, whose product MLKLQKAERPTLYFIGVTTAQSSIMKLFPLWAKALGLKDAIIRGIDIGIHADADLYREAVEFIKNDELSLGALVTTHKIDLYHAAKDLFDYLDPYATMFGELSCISKKDGRLEGYAKDPISSGLALEAFVPEGYWEEHGGELFVMGAGGSAIAISAYLLDPRKKDRPTKLIVSNRSKQRLDEIERIMKLVAPDVAAAYYLTPESAKNDEILSGLKPHSLVVNATGLGKDQPGSPITDEGCFPSQSLVWELNYRGALDYLHQANRQKEGSLLHVEDGWIYFIHGWTQVIQEVFHLDIDPAAFAELESIAGTLR is encoded by the coding sequence ATGCTAAAGCTGCAAAAAGCCGAAAGGCCAACCCTTTATTTCATTGGCGTGACGACGGCTCAATCTTCAATTATGAAATTATTCCCGCTCTGGGCGAAAGCACTGGGGCTCAAGGATGCCATCATTCGAGGGATCGACATCGGCATTCACGCTGATGCTGATCTGTACAGGGAAGCTGTTGAATTCATTAAAAATGATGAACTATCGCTTGGAGCATTGGTAACGACTCATAAAATCGATCTTTACCATGCAGCCAAAGATTTGTTTGATTATCTGGACCCCTATGCGACGATGTTCGGCGAGCTTTCCTGCATTTCCAAGAAAGACGGCCGGCTGGAAGGCTATGCCAAGGACCCCATCTCCAGCGGGTTGGCTCTGGAGGCTTTCGTCCCCGAGGGCTACTGGGAGGAGCATGGTGGTGAGCTGTTTGTCATGGGGGCAGGCGGCAGCGCGATCGCAATCTCTGCTTATCTGCTTGATCCGCGCAAAAAGGACCGGCCAACCAAACTAATCGTGTCCAACAGGAGCAAGCAGCGTCTGGACGAAATAGAACGGATCATGAAGCTGGTTGCGCCCGATGTCGCCGCCGCCTATTATTTAACGCCAGAGTCGGCTAAGAACGACGAAATTCTGAGCGGGTTAAAGCCGCATTCACTGGTCGTTAATGCCACAGGGCTTGGTAAAGATCAGCCCGGCTCACCAATTACCGATGAGGGATGTTTTCCATCCCAAAGTTTGGTATGGGAGCTTAACTATCGAGGTGCTCTTGATTATTTGCACCAAGCCAACCGCCAGAAGGAAGGAAGCCTGCTTCACGTCGAAGATGGCTGGATCTATTTTATTCACGGCTGGACGCAAGTGATTCAGGAAGTCTTCCATCTGGACATAGATCCAGCTGCATTTGCAGAGCTGGAGAGCATCGCAGGCACCTTGCGTTAA
- a CDS encoding aldo/keto reductase, whose protein sequence is MEYTYLGRTGMKVSRLCLGTMNFGVSTDEKEAFRIMDEALDAGINFFDTANIYGWGENSGATETIIGRWFAQGGNRRERVILATKAYEKICNPLDGPNDEKGLSLYKIRRHLEGSLRRLQTEHVELFFMHHIDWRTQWDELWEALEGVVRQGKADYIGSSNFAGWHLVKAQAAAKDRKFMGLVVEQHIYSLLNRTPELEVLPAANDLGIGVVAWSPMAGGVLGGSALNSTLSNRTAQQKAVIEKNRSSLEAYSALCRELGEKESNVALAWVLANPALTGPIIGPRTVEQLRDVLRAVEIKLDASVLQRLDELFPGPGGPAPESYSW, encoded by the coding sequence ATGGAATATACCTATCTCGGAAGAACTGGGATGAAGGTTAGCCGGCTTTGTCTTGGCACTATGAACTTCGGCGTGTCTACCGATGAAAAGGAAGCATTCCGTATAATGGATGAAGCGCTGGATGCAGGCATTAACTTCTTCGATACTGCGAATATTTATGGTTGGGGCGAGAATTCGGGTGCTACCGAAACCATAATCGGCCGTTGGTTTGCCCAAGGGGGCAATCGTCGCGAGCGAGTGATCCTTGCTACCAAGGCTTACGAAAAAATATGCAATCCGCTCGATGGGCCTAACGATGAGAAAGGATTGTCACTGTACAAAATCCGCCGACATTTGGAAGGATCGCTTCGCCGCTTGCAGACGGAACATGTCGAGCTATTCTTCATGCATCATATCGACTGGCGAACGCAATGGGATGAGCTGTGGGAGGCTCTCGAAGGCGTGGTGCGCCAAGGGAAAGCCGATTACATTGGTTCGAGCAACTTCGCCGGTTGGCATCTCGTCAAAGCACAGGCGGCTGCCAAAGATCGCAAGTTCATGGGGCTGGTCGTTGAGCAGCATATTTACAGCCTGCTCAATCGGACGCCCGAGCTGGAAGTTCTACCGGCTGCGAATGATCTTGGAATTGGCGTTGTCGCATGGAGTCCGATGGCAGGGGGCGTTCTAGGCGGCAGCGCGCTTAATTCGACTTTAAGCAACCGCACCGCACAACAGAAGGCTGTTATTGAGAAGAACAGATCTAGTCTCGAAGCGTATTCCGCTCTTTGTCGAGAGCTCGGGGAGAAGGAATCTAACGTCGCTCTGGCTTGGGTGCTTGCGAACCCCGCGCTTACCGGACCGATTATTGGACCGCGTACAGTTGAGCAGCTGCGTGATGTGCTCCGGGCTGTTGAGATCAAGCTGGATGCTTCTGTTCTGCAAAGACTTGACGAATTATTCCCCGGGCCGGGTGGTCCGGCTCCCGAATCCTATTCTTGGTAA
- a CDS encoding phosphoglycerate dehydrogenase, with translation MEKVLITPKSFHNYKEIVYPLMAERGYEIVENRFGRTMTEQEIIELASEGVVGIIIGVDPLPAAVLERCKDVRAISKYGMGLDNIDLEKAKELGIEVRNAAGTNHISVAEHAIGLLFALARHIPQNVTAVKQGGWERVLGVELTSKIIGVVGGGQIGREVALRAKGLRMQVAMYDPYMHDESFLEKNGIRRLHDLDTLLEQSDIVSLHLPYTQETKHLINSHTLGRMKRSALIINTSRGELVDEEALYDALAGGVIAGAAQDVFSMEPPEAGHKLLGLEQFLLTSHTGAFTKEAVERMATISTYNLLNMLEEHSKGAARC, from the coding sequence ATGGAAAAAGTACTAATCACTCCGAAATCATTTCATAATTACAAGGAAATTGTATACCCGCTCATGGCCGAGCGGGGCTATGAGATCGTGGAGAACCGATTCGGGCGAACGATGACGGAGCAGGAAATCATTGAGCTTGCCAGTGAAGGCGTCGTCGGCATCATTATTGGGGTTGACCCGCTGCCGGCAGCTGTGCTGGAGAGATGCAAAGATGTGCGCGCCATCTCGAAATACGGGATGGGCCTGGACAATATTGATCTTGAGAAAGCCAAGGAGCTTGGCATCGAAGTCAGAAATGCGGCGGGCACGAATCACATTTCGGTAGCCGAGCACGCGATCGGTCTCCTCTTTGCTTTGGCTAGACACATTCCGCAAAATGTTACTGCGGTCAAGCAGGGCGGGTGGGAGCGGGTCTTAGGCGTCGAGCTAACCTCCAAGATCATCGGTGTGGTTGGCGGAGGCCAGATCGGAAGAGAGGTTGCGCTCCGAGCCAAAGGTCTTCGCATGCAGGTTGCCATGTACGACCCTTACATGCATGATGAATCCTTCCTGGAGAAGAACGGTATCCGCCGTTTACATGATCTGGATACGCTGCTGGAGCAGTCCGATATCGTATCGCTGCATCTTCCTTATACGCAGGAGACGAAGCACCTGATCAACAGTCACACATTGGGCAGGATGAAGCGCTCAGCTCTGATTATCAATACATCCAGAGGGGAACTTGTGGACGAAGAAGCTTTGTATGACGCTCTTGCTGGAGGCGTAATTGCTGGAGCCGCTCAGGATGTATTCTCAATGGAGCCGCCGGAAGCGGGCCATAAATTGTTAGGCCTGGAGCAGTTTCTGCTAACTTCACACACAGGGGCTTTCACCAAAGAAGCCGTGGAGCGAATGGCGACGATATCGACATACAATTTATTAAATATGCTGGAAGAACATTCGAAAGGAGCAGCACGATGCTAA